One Agrobacterium vaccinii DNA window includes the following coding sequences:
- a CDS encoding phytoene/squalene synthase family protein — MTEPLADKDACLTMLRDLDRDRYLACLLSPEDKRPALSALYAFNAEIARIRDLVREALPGEVRMQWWRDFLDGSPHGESLANPVAAGLLSAIETFDLPRQTLIDMIDARIFDLYDDPFEDRNALEGYAGETASALIQLCSLVLSPADATLSAHAAGHAGVAQAMAGMLLLAPLHRRRGQVYIPLDMLSAAGLDRETFLEGKDTSRIAAAIEIFCVHAQDHLKKARGATIPKPVFPAFIPVALTGRVIADARRAGAGLFEQDIQPSMLRRQWLLGKASVLKRF, encoded by the coding sequence ATGACCGAGCCGTTGGCAGACAAGGACGCGTGCCTGACGATGTTGCGTGATCTCGACCGAGACCGCTATCTCGCCTGTCTGCTTTCGCCTGAAGACAAACGCCCCGCTCTTTCTGCGCTCTACGCCTTCAACGCCGAGATTGCCCGCATTCGCGACCTCGTGCGCGAAGCCTTGCCGGGCGAGGTGCGGATGCAGTGGTGGCGTGATTTTCTGGATGGATCGCCGCATGGCGAAAGCCTTGCCAACCCTGTCGCCGCAGGGCTGCTGAGCGCCATCGAAACCTTCGATCTGCCGCGCCAGACATTGATCGACATGATCGACGCCCGGATATTCGATCTCTATGACGACCCCTTCGAAGATCGAAACGCGCTGGAAGGCTATGCCGGGGAAACGGCATCGGCGCTGATCCAGCTGTGCAGCCTTGTGCTATCGCCAGCCGATGCGACCCTGAGCGCGCATGCCGCCGGTCACGCAGGCGTGGCGCAGGCCATGGCGGGAATGCTGTTGCTGGCGCCGCTGCACAGACGGCGCGGCCAGGTCTATATTCCTCTCGACATGCTCTCGGCAGCAGGATTGGACCGGGAGACGTTTCTGGAAGGCAAGGACACGTCGCGCATTGCGGCAGCCATCGAGATTTTCTGCGTCCACGCGCAAGACCATCTGAAAAAGGCGCGTGGCGCAACGATACCCAAGCCCGTGTTTCCGGCCTTCATTCCGGTGGCACTGACGGGCAGGGTGATTGCCGACGCGCGCCGGGCAGGGGCCGGGCTGTTCGAACAGGATATTCAGCCATCGATGCTGCGGAGGCAGTGGCTGCTGGGCAAGGCTTCGGTGCTGAAGCGGTTTTAG
- a CDS encoding Mth938-like domain-containing protein, producing the protein MAAGIEIRPAHFPGRAPIDAYGNGGFRFADMSHRGSILCLPSGIHGWSVDDPAKLSVEDFSRIIAQAGDIEVLLVGMGDTMRVLPKELKQALRDAGIAADPMSTGAAVRTYNIMLSEARAVAAALIAVEG; encoded by the coding sequence ATGGCGGCTGGTATAGAAATACGCCCGGCCCATTTTCCCGGCCGGGCGCCCATCGATGCCTATGGCAATGGCGGCTTTCGCTTTGCCGACATGTCCCATCGCGGCTCCATCCTCTGCTTGCCCTCTGGCATTCACGGCTGGAGCGTCGATGATCCGGCAAAACTGTCCGTCGAGGATTTTTCGCGGATCATTGCGCAGGCTGGCGACATCGAAGTCCTGCTGGTTGGCATGGGCGATACGATGCGCGTGCTTCCCAAAGAGTTGAAGCAGGCTTTGCGGGACGCAGGCATTGCTGCTGACCCGATGAGCACGGGTGCTGCGGTGCGCACCTACAACATCATGCTTTCGGAAGCGCGTGCCGTTGCGGCAGCCCTGATTGCCGTCGAAGGCTGA
- the secDF gene encoding protein translocase subunit SecDF → MLHFSRWKTAFIWLAVLISVFIASPNLFTDKQLEGMPNWYKDNKVTLGLDLQGGSHIMLKIERSDIVKERLETIVGDVRTQLRDANIKYSGLAGNGQQVQVRISDPAQYEAAKTALRDLTLPVSSGTLVGTSINEVTMSDGGDNLLRLNLTDDGINYRLSSAVSQSIEVVRRRVDEVGTTEPLIQRQGSDRIIVQVPGLQDPQRLKSLLNQTAKLSFRMVDTSMPVQEALNGRPPATSEILYSQDDPPVPYLVERRALVSGDNLVDSQASFNQQNNEPVVTFRFDSRGAQRFAQATQQNVGKPFAIILDNQVISAPVIREPIIGGSGQISGNFSVQGANDLAVLLRAGALPATLTVVEERTVGPSLGSDSINAGLMASAIGAIGVVIFMFIFYGFFGLLANIALIVNIVMLLAVLSMIGSTLTLPGIAGIVLTIGMAVDSNVLIYERIREEVKSGKPLISSLENGFTRAFATIIDANLTTLIVASVLFYMGTGPVKGFAVTLAVGIVTTVFTAYTLTAWLFGVWVRRSRPKHLPNGIRTAIFDGKDIPFMRYRRYVFLFTGAVMLACVGGFMTKGLNLGIDFQGGSVIEVKAKQGDADIADIRDRLSQLNLGEIQAQGFGTPQDVLIRIQAQEGGENAEQSAITLVRGELEDKYEFRRVEVVGPAVSGDLTFTSTIGILLAMVAIMAYIWVRFEWQFALGAIISMVHDVVLTVGLFVFLGIEFNLTSIAAILTIIGYSLNDTVVIYDRIRENLRRYKKMPLSMIIDVSLNQTLSRTILTGLTVMLALLSLYLFGGEVIRSFTFAMLFGVGIGVFSSVYIAAPVLIAFKLRPGGNDTEDEKADAKSNGKTNAIDGKPAV, encoded by the coding sequence ATGCTTCATTTTTCCCGCTGGAAAACAGCCTTCATCTGGCTGGCCGTGCTGATAAGCGTGTTTATCGCTTCTCCAAACCTGTTTACCGACAAGCAGCTGGAGGGCATGCCCAACTGGTACAAGGATAATAAGGTAACGCTAGGTCTCGACCTTCAGGGTGGCTCCCACATCATGCTCAAGATCGAGCGTTCCGACATCGTGAAGGAACGTCTCGAGACCATCGTGGGCGATGTGCGCACCCAGCTGCGTGATGCCAACATCAAGTATTCCGGCCTTGCCGGTAACGGCCAGCAGGTGCAGGTTCGCATCAGCGATCCGGCACAGTACGAGGCCGCAAAGACCGCACTTCGCGACCTGACGCTGCCCGTCTCTTCCGGTACGCTGGTCGGCACATCCATTAATGAAGTCACGATGAGCGATGGCGGCGACAACCTGCTGCGCCTCAACCTCACCGATGACGGCATCAACTATCGCCTGTCGTCTGCCGTGTCGCAGTCCATCGAAGTCGTTCGCCGCCGCGTGGACGAAGTCGGCACGACCGAGCCTCTGATCCAGCGTCAGGGTTCCGACCGCATCATCGTGCAGGTGCCGGGCCTTCAGGATCCGCAGCGTTTGAAGTCGCTGCTGAACCAGACGGCAAAGCTGTCCTTCCGTATGGTCGATACGTCCATGCCGGTGCAGGAAGCCTTAAATGGCCGTCCGCCTGCGACGTCTGAAATTCTCTATTCGCAGGACGATCCACCGGTTCCGTATCTGGTCGAGCGTCGCGCACTGGTCTCCGGTGACAATCTGGTCGATTCGCAGGCGAGCTTTAACCAGCAAAACAACGAACCTGTCGTGACCTTCCGCTTCGACAGCCGTGGCGCGCAGCGTTTTGCGCAGGCCACCCAGCAGAATGTCGGCAAGCCTTTCGCCATTATCCTCGATAATCAGGTTATCTCAGCGCCTGTGATCCGCGAGCCGATCATCGGCGGTTCGGGCCAGATTTCCGGTAACTTCTCGGTGCAGGGCGCAAACGATCTTGCCGTTCTGCTGCGTGCCGGTGCACTTCCGGCAACCCTGACCGTTGTTGAAGAACGCACGGTTGGCCCAAGCCTTGGTAGCGATTCGATCAACGCCGGTCTGATGGCCAGTGCCATCGGTGCCATCGGCGTTGTCATCTTCATGTTCATTTTCTACGGCTTCTTCGGCCTGCTGGCGAATATCGCTCTCATCGTGAACATCGTCATGCTGCTCGCGGTGCTGAGTATGATCGGGTCGACGCTGACGTTGCCGGGTATCGCCGGTATCGTGCTGACCATCGGTATGGCCGTGGATTCGAACGTTCTGATCTATGAGCGTATTCGTGAAGAGGTGAAAAGCGGCAAGCCGCTGATATCCTCGCTGGAGAACGGGTTTACCCGCGCCTTTGCGACCATCATCGACGCCAACCTGACGACACTGATCGTTGCCAGCGTGCTGTTCTATATGGGCACGGGCCCGGTCAAGGGCTTTGCGGTCACGCTTGCCGTCGGTATCGTCACCACCGTCTTCACCGCTTACACGCTGACGGCATGGCTGTTCGGTGTATGGGTTCGCCGCAGCCGTCCAAAGCATCTGCCGAACGGTATCCGCACCGCCATTTTCGATGGTAAGGATATTCCGTTCATGCGCTACCGCCGTTACGTGTTCCTCTTCACCGGTGCGGTGATGCTGGCGTGCGTTGGTGGTTTCATGACCAAAGGTCTCAACCTGGGTATCGACTTCCAGGGCGGCTCCGTCATCGAGGTCAAGGCCAAGCAGGGTGATGCCGACATTGCCGATATTCGCGATCGTTTGAGCCAGCTCAACCTCGGCGAAATCCAGGCGCAGGGCTTTGGTACTCCGCAGGACGTGCTGATCCGCATTCAGGCGCAGGAAGGCGGCGAGAATGCCGAACAGTCTGCCATCACGCTGGTGCGTGGCGAGCTTGAGGACAAGTACGAGTTCCGGCGCGTGGAAGTCGTCGGCCCTGCCGTTTCCGGCGACCTGACCTTCACCTCCACCATCGGCATTCTGCTCGCCATGGTCGCTATCATGGCCTACATCTGGGTGCGGTTCGAGTGGCAGTTCGCGCTCGGTGCTATCATCTCGATGGTGCATGACGTGGTGCTGACCGTTGGTCTCTTCGTGTTCTTAGGCATAGAGTTCAACCTCACCAGTATCGCGGCGATCCTGACGATTATCGGCTACTCGCTGAACGATACCGTCGTCATCTATGACCGAATTCGTGAAAACCTGCGGCGTTACAAGAAGATGCCGCTGTCCATGATCATCGACGTTTCGCTGAACCAGACATTGTCGCGCACGATCCTCACAGGTCTGACGGTGATGCTGGCGCTGCTGTCGCTCTATCTCTTCGGCGGCGAAGTTATCAGGTCCTTCACCTTCGCCATGTTGTTCGGTGTCGGTATCGGCGTCTTCTCGTCGGTCTACATCGCTGCACCAGTGCTTATCGCCTTCAAACTTCGCCCAGGTGGTAATGACACCGAAGACGAGAAGGCCGATGCAAAGTCCAATGGCAAGACAAACGCTATTGACGGCAAGCCTGCTGTCTGA
- the yajC gene encoding preprotein translocase subunit YajC — MFISQAFAQDAAGAPSAFGSGLEMLFLFAPLMVVWYFFLIRPQRAQLKKRQETLTAIRRGDQVVLGGGIVGKVTKVIDDNELEVEIAEGVKVRASRTYIAEVRVKGEPVKTEAPANAK; from the coding sequence ATGTTCATTAGCCAAGCTTTTGCCCAGGATGCAGCGGGCGCACCATCTGCATTCGGGTCTGGCCTCGAAATGCTTTTCCTGTTCGCACCGTTGATGGTGGTCTGGTACTTCTTCCTGATCCGTCCGCAGCGCGCACAGTTGAAGAAGCGTCAGGAAACATTGACGGCCATCCGTCGCGGCGATCAGGTCGTTCTCGGTGGCGGTATCGTCGGCAAGGTGACCAAGGTCATCGATGACAACGAACTGGAAGTCGAAATCGCCGAAGGCGTCAAGGTTCGTGCATCGCGCACCTACATCGCCGAAGTCCGCGTCAAGGGTGAGCCGGTGAAGACCGAAGCGCCTGCCAACGCGAAGTAA
- a CDS encoding ATP-binding protein, translating to MTPEETNMALLTEVRRIATALERLAGPAPAANDWNSADCFVWVPANSWLQPVPRPNRIALQLIRGVDHVRDILHENTLRFAEGFAANNVLLWGARGMGKSSLVKAVHEDVRAASGAALKLVEVHREDIHTLPALLDILKASDQRVILFCDDLSFDHDDTAYKSLKAALDGGIEGRPDNVLFYATSNRRHLLPRHMMENEQSTAINPSEAVEEKVSLSDRFGLWLGFHKCSQDDYLTMIDGYSDYFDLGMSRETLHREALEWATTRGGRSGRVAWQYIQDAAGRLRKPLDR from the coding sequence ATGACGCCGGAAGAAACCAACATGGCTCTGCTTACCGAAGTTCGACGCATCGCCACGGCGCTGGAGCGCCTGGCGGGCCCTGCCCCCGCTGCAAACGACTGGAACAGCGCCGATTGCTTCGTCTGGGTGCCGGCCAATAGCTGGCTCCAGCCCGTGCCCCGGCCAAACCGCATTGCGCTTCAACTCATTCGCGGCGTGGATCATGTTCGCGATATCCTGCACGAGAACACCCTTCGCTTTGCGGAAGGCTTTGCCGCCAACAATGTCCTTCTTTGGGGCGCGCGCGGCATGGGCAAATCCTCGCTGGTCAAAGCTGTTCACGAAGACGTGCGTGCAGCCAGCGGCGCAGCTTTGAAGCTGGTGGAAGTCCACCGTGAAGACATTCACACCCTGCCAGCCCTCCTCGATATATTGAAAGCATCTGATCAGCGCGTCATTCTCTTTTGCGACGACCTGTCATTCGACCACGATGATACCGCCTACAAATCGCTCAAGGCAGCGCTGGATGGCGGCATAGAGGGGCGGCCTGACAACGTGTTGTTTTACGCCACCTCCAACCGCCGCCACCTCCTGCCCCGTCACATGATGGAAAACGAGCAATCGACCGCCATCAACCCGTCCGAGGCCGTTGAGGAAAAGGTGTCGCTGTCAGATCGCTTCGGCCTGTGGCTCGGCTTCCACAAATGCAGCCAGGATGACTATCTGACGATGATCGATGGCTACAGCGACTACTTCGATCTGGGGATGTCGCGAGAAACGCTCCATCGCGAAGCGCTGGAATGGGCAACCACACGCGGCGGTCGTTCAGGCCGCGTCGCATGGCAATATATACAGGATGCCGCAGGACGTCTGCGCAAACCGCTGGACCGATAG